In Bdellovibrionales bacterium, the following proteins share a genomic window:
- the mutS gene encoding DNA mismatch repair protein MutS, with the protein MALAANEKNLTPLMTQYWEVKNQHPDKVILFRMGDFFEMFHEDARIAAPILNIALTQRNKKSADDTPMCGVPHHSVAGPIMKLLAAGKKIAICDQVEDPKQAKGLVKRAVTRCLSPGMVYDPDTLDQLAANYLCSYDSETVSFLDTSTGEAFFYRETSAGEQRRLMKVLCPKELVLGEGQRAEWLDGQFASSLDESVTFNQGSNMILSGHALNESLLSESLRESHRVLPLSALRVLSYALSMQGAELSSTLGDFVERRLEKRLVMSPTVLRHLEIFSTYKGDSKGSLFFAINRTKTSAGGRRLKTWLQFPLADENEIHQRLDRLERWTSCLDELQTLRRTLAGMGDVERRLGKISSPSCSPRDVESLKDSLEVGLSIKSFCDQDVDPSPWQTCSQLTQKIDQILESEAPPNFKDGGIIRRGFDPQLDEWIRLSEDSQTLLAELEAREKAATDISSLKVRYNGVFGFYIEITNAHKTKVPSHYLRKQTLANAERFTTDELIELEKKVLTARTKRLELEREIFVQLRQHILRASADLLILSRVWSELDVVSSLAWLALEYKYCRPKVFANGQLQLKSSRHPVVEQEVNRRFVPNDISLDEGQCLLLTGPNMAGKSTLMRQVAISAILAQIGGFVPAESASMPIFDRIFTRIGASDYISEGLSTFMVEMQETAEMLHDAGARSLVILDEVGRGTSTYDGMCLAQAILEFLVERKKSLTLFATHYHELTQLESRLPRVKNAHMSIVEKSGDIQFLHTLVAGPANKSYGIQVAKLAGLPKEVTQRAQGLLKRIEAFKSSAPGQLSFLDYNSPVGPEALSRESQQEALF; encoded by the coding sequence ATGGCCTTAGCAGCAAACGAAAAAAACCTGACTCCACTGATGACCCAATACTGGGAGGTGAAGAATCAGCATCCAGACAAAGTGATACTTTTTCGGATGGGAGATTTTTTTGAAATGTTTCATGAGGATGCGCGCATTGCGGCTCCCATTCTGAATATTGCCCTCACTCAAAGAAACAAGAAATCAGCGGACGACACCCCTATGTGTGGGGTTCCTCACCACAGCGTCGCTGGCCCCATCATGAAATTGCTCGCAGCAGGCAAAAAAATCGCTATTTGTGATCAGGTTGAGGACCCAAAGCAGGCAAAAGGTCTTGTGAAGAGAGCCGTGACTCGCTGTTTGAGCCCTGGGATGGTCTATGATCCTGATACTTTGGATCAGCTTGCGGCCAATTATCTTTGTTCCTACGATTCTGAGACGGTCAGTTTCTTGGATACCAGCACAGGGGAGGCCTTTTTCTATCGCGAAACAAGTGCCGGTGAACAGAGACGACTGATGAAAGTTCTTTGCCCTAAAGAATTGGTGCTGGGAGAAGGGCAGCGTGCAGAGTGGCTGGATGGCCAGTTTGCGAGTTCACTTGATGAATCTGTCACGTTCAATCAAGGTTCAAATATGATTTTATCGGGCCACGCGCTGAACGAGTCGTTGCTATCTGAATCATTGAGAGAGAGCCATAGAGTCCTGCCCCTCAGCGCCTTGCGAGTTTTGAGCTATGCCTTGTCGATGCAGGGGGCGGAGCTCAGCTCCACTTTGGGAGATTTTGTTGAGAGGCGACTTGAAAAGAGGCTTGTGATGTCTCCCACCGTGCTCAGACATCTGGAAATATTTTCAACCTACAAGGGAGACTCAAAGGGGAGTTTATTTTTTGCGATCAATCGGACGAAGACCTCGGCTGGAGGGAGGCGCTTGAAGACTTGGCTCCAGTTTCCACTCGCTGATGAAAATGAAATTCATCAGAGGTTGGATCGCTTAGAGAGGTGGACGAGCTGTCTTGACGAATTGCAGACACTTCGAAGGACGCTGGCCGGCATGGGCGATGTTGAACGACGCCTTGGGAAGATTTCCAGTCCTAGCTGCTCTCCACGGGATGTGGAGTCTTTAAAAGACTCCCTTGAAGTCGGTCTTTCTATCAAATCCTTTTGCGATCAGGACGTGGATCCCTCTCCTTGGCAGACCTGTTCTCAGCTCACGCAAAAAATAGATCAAATACTTGAGAGCGAGGCTCCCCCAAACTTTAAAGACGGTGGAATTATTCGGCGGGGATTTGATCCTCAATTGGACGAGTGGATTAGATTGAGTGAGGACAGCCAAACACTTCTCGCGGAGTTAGAAGCGCGCGAGAAGGCCGCGACCGACATTTCTTCATTGAAGGTCCGATACAATGGCGTTTTTGGTTTTTATATTGAGATCACCAATGCCCACAAGACAAAGGTCCCAAGCCACTATTTGCGGAAACAAACATTGGCGAATGCGGAGAGGTTTACAACCGACGAGCTGATCGAGCTTGAAAAGAAAGTTTTAACCGCTCGGACAAAGCGCCTCGAATTGGAGCGGGAGATTTTTGTTCAACTTCGCCAGCACATCTTGCGAGCTTCTGCCGATTTGTTAATTCTCTCCAGAGTTTGGAGTGAACTCGATGTCGTGAGTTCATTGGCCTGGCTTGCTTTAGAGTACAAATACTGCCGACCAAAAGTGTTTGCAAACGGACAATTGCAATTGAAATCAAGTCGTCATCCGGTTGTGGAGCAGGAGGTCAATCGACGATTCGTTCCAAATGATATTTCTTTGGATGAAGGACAGTGTTTGTTGCTAACTGGGCCCAATATGGCCGGCAAATCGACTCTGATGAGGCAAGTTGCCATTTCTGCAATTCTCGCTCAGATCGGAGGTTTTGTCCCTGCTGAGTCGGCCTCGATGCCGATATTTGATCGAATATTTACGCGCATTGGAGCCAGTGACTATATATCCGAAGGCCTTTCGACTTTTATGGTTGAGATGCAGGAGACGGCTGAGATGTTGCATGATGCGGGAGCACGATCGCTTGTCATTTTGGATGAGGTGGGGCGAGGGACTTCGACCTATGACGGAATGTGTTTGGCTCAAGCTATTCTTGAGTTTCTTGTTGAGCGAAAGAAGTCCCTCACCTTATTTGCAACCCACTACCATGAGCTGACTCAGCTGGAGTCTCGCCTTCCGCGAGTGAAAAATGCCCATATGTCGATCGTGGAGAAATCTGGTGACATCCAGTTTCTGCACACTTTGGTCGCGGGACCCGCGAACAAGTCTTATGGCATACAAGTGGCAAAATTGGCGGGTCTGCCAAAGGAAGTCACTCAGAGGGCCCAAGGGCTTCTGAAGAGAATTGAAGCCTTTAAGTCGTCCGCTCCGGGGCAATTGAGCTTTTTGGATTACAATTCGCCAGTAGGCCCGGAGGCTCTCTCGAGAGAGAGTCAGCAGGAAGCCTTGTTTTGA
- a CDS encoding nucleotidyltransferase domain-containing protein, whose translation MAKSFLNAAEIAEGLGGFQASGQWLPSEGGQGIEFFEWLEAKLVARLSHIPEWEEIGAVALGSWARGELSPRSDIDVLLVGDESKILSFVTKLTSEGVKLRYRVPEDIQDWTVGVEPFDVLAVLHGRALNESVAQDLEHQKIMIRKRGSRFLRTLMRAMGEERRERSRRYDSITNYLEPNLKYGPGGLRDLQQALYVHELSFQKFQDQVSHHSLEVFSKYRQFFLTIRRRLHLMGSGDSVSAGDQKELALWFGYTEVKSFMRDIQVGLSRVSFYADWMVNRARASKKYIDEVESVSLNKASDCFAALQSDPSRLVRVKCVLSLKIWFNKIQI comes from the coding sequence ATGGCAAAATCATTTTTAAATGCAGCAGAGATCGCAGAGGGACTGGGTGGTTTTCAGGCCTCTGGTCAGTGGCTCCCATCGGAGGGAGGTCAGGGAATTGAATTCTTTGAATGGTTGGAAGCAAAGCTCGTCGCAAGATTGAGTCATATTCCAGAATGGGAAGAAATAGGAGCTGTGGCACTCGGGTCTTGGGCACGGGGAGAATTAAGCCCTCGGTCAGACATTGATGTCTTGTTGGTCGGGGATGAGTCAAAGATTTTGTCTTTTGTGACAAAATTGACTTCTGAGGGAGTCAAGCTTCGCTATCGAGTGCCTGAGGATATTCAGGATTGGACTGTGGGCGTGGAGCCATTTGATGTTTTGGCGGTCCTTCATGGTCGAGCCCTGAACGAATCCGTCGCGCAGGATCTGGAACACCAAAAGATAATGATTCGAAAAAGAGGAAGCCGATTTCTAAGAACTCTCATGAGGGCCATGGGGGAAGAGCGGAGGGAACGCAGTCGGCGATACGATTCTATTACCAATTATCTTGAACCAAATTTGAAATACGGACCTGGGGGGCTGAGAGATCTTCAACAGGCCCTTTATGTTCACGAGCTTTCTTTTCAGAAATTTCAAGATCAAGTGAGCCATCACTCACTCGAGGTTTTTTCAAAATATCGTCAGTTCTTTCTGACAATCAGGCGTCGTCTTCATTTGATGGGAAGTGGAGACAGCGTCAGTGCTGGCGATCAAAAGGAGCTTGCCCTTTGGTTTGGATACACCGAGGTGAAGAGCTTTATGCGGGATATTCAGGTGGGTCTCAGTCGCGTGAGCTTTTACGCCGATTGGATGGTCAACAGAGCGAGGGCTTCTAAAAAATACATCGACGAGGTAGAGAGCGTTTCTCTTAACAAAGCGAGTGATTGTTTTGCCGCTTTACAGTCAGATCCATCAAGGCTTGTCAGGGTAAAGTGCGTTCTGTCATTGAAAATTTGGTTCAACAAAATCCAGATATGA